A genomic segment from Synergistaceae bacterium encodes:
- the smc gene encoding chromosome segregation protein SMC: MSIESLRLKGFKSFGTSCEFSFSDGLTAIVGPNGSGKSNILDALRWVLGEGSPGTLRIARQSDLIFQGSASMNPAKEADVALKVALKLKQSATSTSSFSSPLTSILRRQYTAENGSLLQVDGTKIKLQDLTDFKARFMLEGDSFAFIGQGEVSEAIHQRPMERRRHLELLFGIDRYRKRREETHLKLESALIEMRRISTLVSELEARRGEIEPEVMVAVEAKGILDNLENVRRDFYFSRRLTLEKKEQEYRSQLQLIMEHGDLVAQWKDFWHAAIFRMEEKLRNEGFDEQFFLARERELTGRKETLRRQAFSAATGVKGILSDRRDLATEMERAFATLASVGTEMEKTQNEESALKQELEIKRATFEDALRRLEENRAVAERERARRQAIQNEHAEKTVSRSKLEARLKALSSSQDEYGKDLVRLEADRAAIAAAVEKFAQELEVLEKRHEQLTLEHSDIYATCQKYSANLRQLKRELVTQKAELDAVKENTEASIYPEPTRLLLSAARLGRMKSKPEVVAEAFSCPPDVAPALEAYLGGRQFWLLVRTFDEAQEGIELLKQRRAGRVTYLPLERCRPRFPDAHFRLPLKGVVGWGIEIITPRSPWAPVLQHLLGDLLVVSDYALGSGMLKDGAKFPIVTLEGEVFSPAGTVSGGRARQSGGAISHNQKVTELSVRVDALTQKIKSLESELARAEKQERKAAEDREALGTEVMRNKNAFLTSQRSLAGLVSEIERVGQEKSSSEAEIALIGRELSELEAQIVELEARIAEFAGTDGGADETLIGIGGLSLGGIHADVEVLEERLRGTANMLVRIQREHGDLENRMASIAAELEGGRSEEAGLKKQLSELGREQFAVWKEILSIHATLEEERNKARRAHNRLQRLRAHGQKAEVNLTTNVTDIGALKERVASTRAEAEQLREDWDEKYPYDAHEASRAESEREGSSRDLVTTIRRLDRELRALGTYNLGALSEDESLTERIDYLTEQSEDVSTGVEELRNLIDETDNQVENLFSQAMSDIDDRFNSLFQRLFMGGEAHLTLQEEGTIWDRGVEIHARPPGKRLQNISQLSGGEQSLTAIAHLFAALEVARMPLAVLDEVDAALDEYNLIRFAELAKEYSKRMQLLIMTHRRTTMERADLIYGVTMVEAGLSKIVGIDVENYK; encoded by the coding sequence TTGTCTATCGAGTCTCTTCGTCTTAAGGGGTTTAAAAGTTTCGGCACGAGCTGCGAGTTTTCCTTTTCCGATGGGCTGACGGCCATTGTCGGCCCCAACGGCAGCGGTAAAAGCAACATTCTGGACGCTCTGCGCTGGGTACTGGGGGAAGGTAGTCCGGGAACGTTGCGCATTGCGCGTCAGAGCGACTTGATTTTCCAAGGTAGCGCCTCTATGAACCCCGCAAAAGAAGCAGATGTTGCGTTGAAGGTTGCGTTGAAACTGAAACAATCCGCTACTTCCACCTCTTCCTTTTCTTCCCCTCTCACGTCTATCCTTCGTAGGCAGTACACGGCGGAGAACGGTTCCCTTTTGCAAGTCGATGGAACAAAAATAAAATTACAGGATTTGACGGACTTCAAGGCGCGTTTCATGCTCGAAGGGGATAGTTTCGCTTTTATAGGACAAGGCGAGGTTTCCGAGGCGATCCATCAGCGCCCAATGGAGCGTCGCCGTCATTTGGAGTTGCTTTTTGGCATTGATCGCTACCGAAAGCGCCGAGAAGAGACCCACCTCAAGCTAGAAAGCGCCTTGATCGAGATGCGGCGTATCTCTACCCTGGTTTCGGAGCTGGAGGCCCGCCGCGGGGAGATCGAACCCGAGGTGATGGTCGCGGTTGAGGCCAAGGGGATTCTAGACAACCTGGAAAATGTCCGACGGGATTTTTATTTCTCACGCCGTCTCACCCTCGAAAAAAAAGAACAGGAGTACCGAAGTCAGCTTCAATTGATCATGGAGCATGGAGACCTTGTTGCCCAATGGAAAGATTTTTGGCACGCGGCCATTTTTAGGATGGAGGAAAAACTGCGTAACGAGGGCTTCGACGAGCAGTTTTTTCTCGCAAGGGAACGGGAGCTGACCGGACGGAAAGAGACTTTGCGGCGACAGGCTTTTTCCGCGGCGACCGGGGTCAAGGGGATTCTCTCGGATCGTCGTGACCTTGCAACCGAGATGGAGCGCGCTTTCGCCACATTGGCCTCTGTGGGGACGGAAATGGAGAAAACACAAAACGAGGAGTCGGCGCTGAAGCAGGAACTTGAGATAAAACGCGCCACCTTCGAAGACGCGCTGCGCCGCCTGGAGGAAAACCGGGCCGTTGCTGAACGGGAGCGAGCTCGCCGTCAAGCAATACAGAACGAACACGCCGAGAAGACTGTGTCGCGCTCAAAATTAGAGGCGCGCCTGAAAGCTCTATCCTCGTCGCAGGATGAGTACGGAAAAGACCTTGTGCGCCTCGAAGCAGACCGCGCCGCGATAGCCGCCGCGGTAGAAAAATTTGCCCAGGAGTTGGAAGTTCTCGAAAAACGTCATGAACAACTTACTTTGGAGCACTCCGATATTTACGCCACTTGCCAAAAATACTCCGCCAATTTGCGACAATTGAAACGCGAGTTGGTTACTCAAAAAGCGGAACTGGACGCGGTCAAAGAGAATACAGAAGCTTCCATTTACCCGGAGCCCACACGCCTTTTACTCTCCGCCGCCCGACTGGGGAGAATGAAATCGAAACCCGAGGTCGTCGCTGAGGCCTTTTCCTGTCCCCCCGACGTAGCACCTGCCTTGGAGGCTTACTTGGGCGGGAGGCAGTTCTGGCTCTTGGTGCGTACTTTCGACGAGGCCCAGGAGGGTATTGAGCTTTTAAAACAGCGCCGGGCCGGCCGTGTGACGTATTTGCCCTTGGAGCGGTGCCGCCCCCGTTTCCCGGACGCTCATTTTCGGTTGCCCTTGAAGGGCGTGGTGGGGTGGGGCATCGAAATCATCACGCCCCGTTCCCCTTGGGCACCGGTCTTGCAACATTTGCTGGGAGACCTTTTAGTGGTGAGCGATTATGCCTTGGGCAGCGGCATGCTCAAGGACGGCGCCAAGTTCCCTATTGTGACCCTCGAAGGGGAAGTCTTTTCTCCGGCTGGCACGGTGAGCGGCGGCCGCGCTCGGCAAAGCGGGGGAGCCATCAGCCACAATCAAAAGGTGACAGAACTTTCTGTCCGCGTCGACGCCTTGACGCAAAAGATCAAGAGCTTGGAATCGGAACTCGCCCGAGCGGAAAAGCAGGAGCGGAAGGCGGCCGAGGACCGAGAGGCTCTTGGGACGGAGGTGATGCGGAACAAGAACGCATTCTTGACATCTCAGCGGTCCCTTGCGGGTTTGGTTTCCGAGATCGAGCGCGTCGGACAAGAAAAAAGTTCGTCCGAAGCGGAAATTGCCCTCATCGGTAGGGAGCTTTCGGAACTCGAAGCACAAATCGTCGAACTTGAGGCCCGAATCGCCGAATTTGCCGGAACCGACGGAGGAGCCGACGAGACACTGATAGGGATTGGAGGACTTTCCCTGGGGGGGATTCACGCCGATGTCGAAGTGCTCGAAGAACGTTTGCGGGGAACAGCGAATATGCTCGTTCGCATCCAGAGGGAACACGGTGACCTGGAAAACCGCATGGCCTCCATTGCAGCCGAACTCGAAGGAGGTCGATCAGAGGAGGCTGGTCTGAAAAAACAGCTCTCGGAACTGGGGCGCGAGCAGTTCGCCGTCTGGAAAGAGATATTGAGCATTCACGCCACGTTGGAGGAGGAGCGCAACAAGGCCCGCAGGGCACACAACCGTTTGCAGCGACTCCGCGCTCACGGACAAAAGGCAGAGGTCAACCTGACGACCAATGTCACGGATATCGGGGCTCTGAAGGAGCGCGTCGCCTCCACCCGAGCAGAGGCGGAACAACTGAGAGAAGACTGGGACGAAAAGTACCCCTACGACGCTCACGAAGCCTCTCGTGCCGAGAGTGAGCGAGAAGGGAGTTCCCGAGATCTGGTCACAACTATACGTCGCCTTGATCGAGAATTGCGGGCTTTGGGGACGTACAACTTGGGAGCGCTCTCCGAGGACGAGTCCTTGACCGAGCGTATCGATTATCTGACGGAACAGTCGGAGGACGTTAGCACGGGGGTCGAGGAACTGAGGAATTTAATCGACGAAACGGACAATCAGGTGGAAAACCTGTTTAGCCAAGCGATGAGCGACATCGACGATCGTTTCAACTCTCTTTTTCAGCGGCTTTTCATGGGAGGGGAAGCACACTTGACCTTGCAGGAGGAAGGGACGATCTGGGACAGGGGTGTCGAGATCCACGCTCGGCCTCCAGGAAAGCGGTTGCAGAATATTTCACAGCTTTCGGGAGGGGAGCAGTCTTTGACAGCGATAGCGCATCTTTTCGCTGCTTTGGAGGTGGCGCGTATGCCTTTAGCCGTTCTGGACGAGGTAGACGCCGCCCTGGACGAGTATAACCTGATCCGTTTCGCCGAGCTGGCGAAGGAGTATTCGAAGAGAATGCAGCTTCTGATCATGACCCATCGACGTACTACGATGGAGCGGGCGGATCTGATTTACGGCGTGACGATGGTGGAGGCAGGGCTTTCCAAGATCGTGGGTATTGACGTGGAAAATTATAAGTGA
- a CDS encoding Rne/Rng family ribonuclease, with product MTAGSNPNLKKPSNKISDRKIIADTLENEETRVAILENGRLSEIFIERMWDHQKAGEIYKARVESVLPGINAAFVSIGDGRNAFLYLNDAKGIDVTPNQELVVQVTKTARKNKGARVTPRLSLPGRYLVLIPHGEEAGVSRRIASEEERKRLRHFAKDLRGDDFGIIIRTAAEGIDEDVLAQDVEFLLSLWREIEHNAARQSAPCLLYKDIGLLGRVLRDEIHGNIDEVLVDGEDEFEHVSDFVSMLYEDGRPDVTLYHGMVPIFEYYGIEREIEQALERKVWLRSGAYLVIEHTEALTVIDVNTGKYVGSMDMRHTVLDTNLEAADEIARQLRLRAIGGIVVIDFIDMEFEEDRQMLLTRLEEVFQSDRSRARVFSMTQLGLVELTRKRGRPDLKSVLTRGCPFCNDNGWVLREDTVAMSMKRFLRKVGHANKSEAVLLQANSAVAQYVNDTYLAFWEEELGRKILIAGIPDFVWSRYRIEAQGTREAIEHRAKQMEQRESTTVVYRVSSS from the coding sequence ATGACCGCCGGCTCGAATCCGAATTTGAAAAAGCCTTCGAATAAAATTTCGGACAGGAAAATTATCGCCGACACGTTGGAGAACGAGGAAACGCGGGTCGCGATTCTCGAAAACGGACGTTTGTCGGAGATTTTCATAGAGCGCATGTGGGATCACCAAAAAGCAGGGGAGATCTACAAGGCGCGGGTCGAAAGTGTCCTCCCTGGCATCAATGCCGCTTTTGTCAGCATAGGAGACGGCCGCAATGCTTTCTTGTATCTCAACGACGCCAAAGGAATCGATGTTACGCCCAACCAGGAGTTGGTGGTGCAAGTGACGAAAACCGCCCGCAAAAACAAGGGCGCCCGAGTCACACCGCGCCTTTCCCTTCCGGGTCGATACCTCGTTCTGATTCCTCACGGGGAAGAGGCAGGGGTCTCTCGGCGTATCGCCAGTGAGGAAGAACGGAAGCGTTTGCGGCATTTTGCCAAAGACTTGCGGGGCGACGACTTTGGCATCATCATCCGCACCGCCGCCGAGGGTATCGACGAAGATGTCCTGGCACAGGATGTGGAGTTTCTCCTGTCTTTGTGGCGCGAGATCGAGCACAACGCTGCACGTCAGTCCGCTCCATGTCTTTTGTACAAAGACATTGGGCTTCTGGGTAGAGTGCTGCGGGACGAAATCCACGGCAACATCGACGAGGTTTTAGTGGACGGCGAGGACGAATTTGAGCACGTGAGCGACTTCGTGTCTATGCTCTACGAAGATGGGCGTCCTGACGTCACCCTTTACCATGGAATGGTACCCATCTTCGAGTATTACGGCATAGAGCGCGAGATCGAGCAGGCCCTCGAAAGAAAGGTCTGGTTGCGGTCGGGCGCTTATCTTGTGATCGAGCACACCGAGGCTCTGACGGTCATCGACGTCAACACAGGCAAATATGTAGGTAGCATGGACATGCGTCACACGGTCCTTGATACGAACCTTGAAGCCGCGGACGAGATAGCACGTCAATTACGTTTACGCGCCATCGGCGGTATTGTCGTTATCGACTTCATCGATATGGAGTTTGAAGAGGACCGTCAAATGCTTTTGACGCGATTGGAGGAGGTCTTTCAGTCTGATCGTTCCCGCGCTCGCGTCTTCAGCATGACACAGTTAGGATTGGTCGAACTCACCCGTAAACGAGGTCGCCCGGACTTGAAATCTGTCTTGACACGAGGTTGTCCGTTTTGCAATGACAACGGCTGGGTTTTGCGGGAGGACACGGTGGCCATGTCCATGAAACGTTTTCTGCGTAAGGTCGGACACGCCAACAAATCCGAGGCCGTTCTCCTTCAGGCCAACTCCGCAGTGGCCCAGTACGTAAACGATACTTACCTTGCCTTCTGGGAAGAGGAGCTGGGTCGTAAGATCCTGATCGCCGGGATTCCCGACTTCGTCTGGAGCCGCTATCGCATCGAGGCTCAGGGAACCCGCGAGGCGATCGAACACCGGGCGAAACAGATGGAGCAACGGGAGAGCACGACAGTTGTCTATCGAGTCTCTTCGTCTTAA
- a CDS encoding DUF2344 domain-containing protein: MRVELRHCGAESDGVVNVTGQVARVRLIYEKRGGACFVPHVALASLFTRAARRAGIVLHSTDGFSPHAKISFGPELPAGVVALCEPVDLWVKSQEKRDKDGWIFDDLAFGLAFGLNALNALNALNTLNARLNEQMPDGFRIKKCLFPAEGAPALGKECGAAHYLIWERGLRPVENLLDHLRNHFGGEVLFSATRNEDKEDKEDQKDKGASGSRISVVLANPAKNGIGGWVKTLGSAEGRAEGRDIYGWKDLCIVRTALGRWDGVRMKTLVEEDVAWL, from the coding sequence TTGCGGGTTGAACTGCGACATTGCGGCGCCGAAAGCGATGGGGTTGTGAACGTGACAGGCCAGGTCGCGCGCGTCCGGCTGATTTACGAAAAAAGAGGCGGAGCGTGCTTCGTTCCTCATGTGGCGTTGGCGTCCCTTTTTACACGTGCCGCCAGACGAGCGGGAATAGTGTTGCACTCGACCGACGGATTTTCCCCCCATGCCAAGATCAGCTTTGGGCCCGAATTGCCCGCAGGGGTAGTGGCCCTTTGCGAACCCGTGGACCTTTGGGTGAAGTCGCAAGAAAAACGAGACAAGGACGGCTGGATTTTCGACGATCTAGCTTTCGGACTAGCTTTCGGATTGAACGCATTGAATGCATTGAATGCATTGAATACATTGAATGCTAGGTTAAACGAGCAGATGCCCGATGGGTTTCGTATCAAGAAATGTCTTTTTCCGGCGGAAGGCGCTCCTGCTTTGGGAAAGGAGTGCGGCGCGGCCCATTACCTGATATGGGAAAGAGGTCTTCGCCCCGTGGAGAACCTCTTGGATCACTTGAGGAATCATTTCGGCGGAGAAGTGCTGTTTTCCGCGACCCGGAACGAGGATAAGGAGGATAAGGAGGATCAGAAGGATAAGGGAGCGAGCGGTTCCCGGATTTCCGTCGTTTTGGCGAATCCGGCTAAAAACGGTATTGGCGGGTGGGTTAAGACGCTGGGTTCCGCTGAAGGACGAGCTGAAGGACGAGATATTTACGGCTGGAAAGATTTGTGTATTGTCCGCACCGCCTTGGGACGCTGGGATGGGGTTCGGATGAAAACTTTGGTGGAGGAGGACGTAGCGTGGCTTTAG
- a CDS encoding TIGR03960 family B12-binding radical SAM protein produces the protein MSFSEFDNPLWPLWAQVSRPSRYSGSEWRFSCPDDGEEKKEDSDALKICLAFPDVYEIGMSYYGFQLLASFLWKISGVVVDRVYCPWVDMERLLRANSLSLTSIERSLPLSAFDVVGFTLQHELGYTNVLTMLDLGGIPLRAESRDDRHPIVVAGGPGAFVPEPIAPFIDLFCVGEGEAVLPRLLASLKKTKTRLDALMACASLPGVYAPGFARPSYGEGGVVFDASASPMKLPVRRQFLASFDETPPPDTIIVPSVGIVHDRAALEVFRGCSRGCRFCQAGMTNRPVRERKAETVVSSLLDLARRTGWEEVGLLSLATCDYSAIDRVIEDLAPHLVEEGIHLSLPSLRMDGFSVTLAARLQKVRRGGLTFAPEAGTQRLRNVINKGIDEESIFTCLNEAFSKGWDRLKLYFMMGLPTETEEDLDGIVHLAQSAIRLARTHNRRRASISISVAGFVPKAHTPFQWERQNTVEEFREKGRRLKAQIKDKALSLKYHEPEQSFLEGALARGDRRLADVIETAWRKGARFDGWSETFNLRLWFEAFEECGLDPADYTRAREQDEALPWDIVDVGITKSFLWKERCAAYAERLTPDCREGCSACGLNCDIAAPKAMGL, from the coding sequence ATGTCATTTTCGGAGTTCGACAACCCTCTGTGGCCTCTTTGGGCGCAGGTTTCTCGCCCTTCCCGCTACAGCGGAAGCGAATGGCGTTTTTCGTGCCCTGACGACGGAGAAGAAAAAAAAGAAGATTCCGACGCCTTGAAAATCTGTTTAGCTTTTCCCGACGTCTATGAAATCGGTATGAGTTATTATGGATTTCAGCTTCTTGCGTCTTTTCTGTGGAAGATTTCCGGTGTGGTCGTAGACAGGGTCTATTGTCCTTGGGTGGACATGGAGCGGCTGCTGAGGGCGAACTCTCTTTCCTTGACATCGATCGAGCGTTCCCTTCCCCTTTCCGCCTTTGATGTGGTGGGTTTTACACTCCAGCATGAGCTAGGATACACCAATGTGTTGACCATGTTGGATCTAGGGGGAATACCTCTGCGCGCGGAGTCGCGGGACGACCGACACCCTATTGTCGTCGCGGGGGGACCGGGGGCCTTCGTGCCGGAACCCATCGCTCCCTTTATCGATTTATTCTGCGTGGGCGAAGGAGAGGCCGTCTTGCCTCGGTTACTCGCTTCTTTAAAAAAAACGAAAACGCGATTGGACGCTCTCATGGCCTGCGCGTCTCTTCCAGGCGTTTACGCGCCGGGGTTCGCTCGCCCAAGCTATGGAGAAGGAGGCGTTGTTTTCGACGCCTCGGCGAGTCCGATGAAACTACCGGTTCGTAGACAGTTTCTCGCCTCTTTCGACGAGACGCCCCCACCCGACACGATCATCGTTCCGTCGGTGGGCATTGTTCATGATCGGGCGGCGCTGGAGGTCTTCCGTGGTTGCTCGCGAGGGTGCCGTTTCTGCCAGGCGGGAATGACCAATCGTCCCGTCCGCGAGCGAAAAGCAGAGACGGTGGTGAGCTCGCTTCTGGACCTGGCCCGCCGAACGGGTTGGGAAGAGGTGGGGTTATTATCCTTAGCCACTTGCGATTATTCCGCGATTGATCGGGTCATCGAGGATCTCGCCCCTCATTTGGTAGAGGAAGGGATTCACCTGAGTCTCCCCAGTTTGCGCATGGACGGTTTTTCCGTAACCTTGGCGGCGAGGCTCCAGAAGGTGCGACGGGGCGGTTTGACCTTCGCTCCCGAAGCCGGGACTCAGAGATTGAGAAACGTCATCAACAAAGGCATCGACGAGGAGTCCATTTTCACCTGTCTGAACGAGGCGTTTTCCAAGGGATGGGATAGGCTCAAACTTTACTTTATGATGGGATTGCCCACCGAAACAGAGGAAGATTTGGATGGTATCGTTCACCTGGCCCAATCCGCCATTCGCTTGGCGCGGACGCACAACCGGAGACGGGCTTCCATCTCGATTTCCGTGGCGGGGTTTGTCCCGAAGGCTCATACCCCTTTTCAATGGGAGAGGCAGAATACTGTCGAGGAATTCAGGGAGAAGGGTCGAAGGCTCAAAGCACAGATCAAAGACAAAGCCCTGTCGCTGAAATACCACGAGCCGGAGCAATCCTTCCTAGAGGGGGCGCTGGCGCGAGGGGACCGAAGGCTGGCCGACGTCATCGAGACAGCCTGGAGGAAAGGCGCTCGCTTCGATGGGTGGAGCGAGACCTTCAATCTGAGGCTCTGGTTCGAGGCTTTCGAGGAATGCGGGTTGGATCCTGCGGACTATACTCGGGCACGTGAACAAGACGAGGCTTTGCCCTGGGACATTGTCGACGTGGGGATCACAAAATCTTTTTTGTGGAAAGAACGTTGCGCCGCCTACGCTGAGCGGTTGACACCTGACTGCCGGGAAGGCTGTTCTGCTTGCGGGTTGAACTGCGACATTGCGGCGCCGAAAGCGATGGGGTTGTGA
- the rodA gene encoding rod shape-determining protein RodA, whose translation MDTPRFSTFKEDLAALDKLLLVVVAFLILTGIACIFSAGFGSVEQREEYAIRQVGWTVCSVVAYILVVAVDYRKFMDLAYPIYGAALFLLFITLLLAPNVKGSQSWFSLGFTRFQPSEFAKISLILILTKFLSRYPPLSLKAFLGGLGVGMPLLFLVLAQPDAGSALVYVVIIVTTLFVAGTPSKYLLSILGLGMGTLPFAWFFLKDYQKMRLLVFLDPTRDPLGAGYNAIQSRIAVGSGSVWGKGFLQGLQSKLRFLPEPHTDFIFSVYAEEFGFWGSFVLLFLFGIIFKRIVKAGMRSRDVRGKLLVAGVAAWVWFQMFESIGMNIGLMPITGLPLPFLSYGGSSLLSLSIALGLVSSVYAGSAKRYK comes from the coding sequence ATGGACACACCTCGCTTTTCCACTTTCAAAGAGGATCTGGCCGCGCTAGATAAACTTCTTCTGGTGGTGGTAGCGTTTTTGATCTTGACGGGGATTGCCTGTATTTTCAGCGCGGGATTCGGAAGCGTGGAGCAAAGGGAAGAATACGCGATTCGTCAGGTTGGGTGGACAGTATGTTCTGTTGTGGCGTATATCTTGGTGGTGGCTGTCGATTACCGAAAATTTATGGACCTGGCCTATCCCATTTATGGAGCGGCTCTTTTCTTGCTTTTTATCACCTTGTTGCTGGCTCCCAATGTGAAAGGTTCCCAGAGTTGGTTCTCTCTGGGCTTTACTCGTTTTCAGCCATCGGAGTTTGCCAAGATCTCCTTAATCCTTATTCTGACAAAATTTTTGAGCCGATACCCCCCTCTTTCTCTAAAGGCTTTCCTAGGTGGACTAGGGGTGGGGATGCCTCTTTTGTTTCTGGTTCTGGCCCAACCGGACGCAGGCAGCGCTTTGGTCTATGTGGTGATCATCGTGACGACCCTCTTCGTAGCGGGAACCCCCTCGAAATATCTTTTGTCCATTCTGGGGTTGGGGATGGGTACTCTTCCTTTCGCGTGGTTTTTTCTCAAGGACTATCAGAAAATGAGGTTACTCGTTTTTCTGGACCCTACGCGGGATCCTCTGGGCGCGGGGTATAATGCCATCCAGTCCCGCATCGCCGTGGGATCTGGCAGTGTTTGGGGTAAGGGATTTCTACAGGGATTGCAGAGCAAGCTGCGCTTTTTGCCGGAACCCCATACGGATTTTATTTTCAGCGTATACGCGGAAGAGTTCGGTTTCTGGGGGTCATTTGTGCTTCTATTCCTTTTTGGTATCATATTTAAGCGCATCGTGAAGGCGGGAATGAGAAGCCGAGACGTGCGAGGCAAACTCCTCGTGGCGGGAGTAGCGGCTTGGGTATGGTTTCAGATGTTTGAAAGCATCGGCATGAACATTGGTCTCATGCCGATCACGGGGCTTCCTCTTCCGTTTTTGAGTTACGGCGGAAGTTCTCTTTTGTCTCTTTCCATCGCTCTGGGACTGGTATCCAGCGTTTACGCGGGGTCCGCGAAACGCTATAAATGA
- the minE gene encoding cell division topological specificity factor MinE codes for MASSSAQTARERLRLVLIHDRTDISPQLLENLRVDIIAVLTRYMDIDESRIEIDLGEINSTVALVANIPVLRIKRGVAGSLEKNGAENTMPQHLEFS; via the coding sequence ATGGCTTCGTCATCGGCTCAAACAGCAAGAGAACGCCTTAGATTGGTGTTGATTCACGATCGAACCGATATTTCACCTCAGTTGTTGGAAAACTTGCGAGTGGATATAATTGCTGTTTTAACCAGATACATGGATATCGACGAATCTAGAATAGAGATAGATTTGGGAGAGATCAATAGTACCGTGGCGTTGGTGGCTAATATTCCCGTTTTGCGGATCAAACGCGGGGTAGCCGGGTCACTGGAAAAGAATGGGGCGGAAAATACAATGCCTCAGCACTTGGAGTTTTCTTGA
- the minD gene encoding septum site-determining protein MinD: protein MSARVIVITSGKGGVGKTTSTANIAVALAKAGKKVVAVDTDIGLRNLDMVMGLESRVVYNFIDVIEKRCRLNQALVKDKRIENLYLLPTAQTRTKDAVSPEQMTELCGQLRPDFDFVLLDCPAGIEGGFRNAAAGADEAIVVTMPEVPAVRDADRIIGMLESMGKSPIRLIINRFRAIMVQSNEMLSQEDILDVLSVKLIGIVPEDDSVVKAANRGEPLTFAQESPAAQAYANIAGRILGENVPLLHLDVNKPNDLFSSLKKLFGF from the coding sequence TTGAGTGCACGGGTAATTGTCATTACATCCGGCAAGGGCGGCGTCGGAAAGACGACGTCTACCGCCAATATTGCTGTGGCATTGGCGAAGGCAGGGAAAAAAGTGGTGGCGGTCGACACGGATATCGGATTACGGAACCTCGATATGGTGATGGGGCTCGAAAGCAGGGTTGTTTATAATTTTATCGACGTCATCGAAAAACGTTGCAGACTCAATCAGGCGTTGGTAAAGGATAAGCGGATAGAAAATCTCTACCTTCTCCCCACGGCTCAGACCCGTACCAAGGACGCTGTTTCTCCGGAACAGATGACGGAACTCTGTGGACAATTGCGGCCTGATTTCGATTTTGTCCTTCTGGACTGTCCAGCCGGAATCGAAGGCGGTTTTAGAAACGCCGCTGCGGGGGCGGACGAGGCGATCGTGGTTACGATGCCGGAGGTTCCGGCCGTCAGGGACGCGGACCGCATTATCGGGATGCTGGAGTCGATGGGAAAGTCTCCGATTCGTCTGATCATTAATCGCTTCAGGGCTATTATGGTCCAAAGTAACGAAATGTTGTCACAAGAAGATATTCTGGATGTTCTATCTGTTAAATTGATCGGTATTGTCCCCGAAGACGACAGCGTCGTCAAAGCGGCCAACCGGGGCGAGCCGTTGACTTTTGCTCAGGAGTCGCCGGCGGCCCAGGCTTACGCGAATATCGCCGGCAGGATTTTGGGCGAAAATGTTCCTCTTCTCCACTTGGACGTCAACAAGCCTAACGATCTCTTTTCGAGCTTGAAAAAACTGTTCGGTTTCTGA